The genomic region ATCCAGAAACTTCCTGCAGATCAACAGGATGCGATCGCGGCTCGATTTTCAGCAGAGTTGCAAGACGAACAAAAATGAGAAACTCGTTTCGCTGCCACGACAGACGATCGATGGGATCGGATGGCTGCAATGGTACGTCAGAAGATTGCGGAAGGCGAAACTGTTCACCACTCTGAAGATGAGGAGAGGTATCTTATTGTTGGAGAGTCAAATCGAGGGCGATTATTGATTGTTTCGTATACCCAAAGAAGAGATTCGATTCGCATTATTAATGCAAGAGAAGTGATACGAATTGAGCGAGAAGTTTATGAACAGGGATAATTTAGAAATGGAAGATGATTTGCGTACAGAGTATGACTTGAAGAGTCTACGAGTTAGAAAGTTAGGTTCTGGAAGGAAAAGTTTTGGTGGAGCAACTGTCCGTTTAGAGCCTGATGTTGCAGAGATTTTTCCTAATGCTGATGCAGTTAATGAGGCATTACGATTTTTAATTAGAGTGATGCGAGATAACCAAGCTCCCGATCTAACCGCGCAGGCTAATAATTCAAATGCAGCGGACAGTTGAAATTTCTCTGGTGTGAAGTTCGAGGTTATTTGCTGCCGCTGAACTCAATCGTTAGCTAGAAGCCTGATAGTAGATATTGGACTAATTCTGAAAATATTGATGTTTGAGTTACTTAGTTTGTGGTTGAATTATCCATAGAAAAACCTTAGTAGGTAGGTTTATTTTACGCTAATTGTACTTGAAAACTCACGCGATCGCGCCTTATTAATTAAATGGCGATCGCAGGCAATTTTATTTTGCCTAAATTCCAAATTCAAATTCTAAATCCACGCTCTATCAGAAATGATACGGAGGTAGACAGTACCACCTTATGCCTATAATGCCGCTTATCCTTACAATAATTGCATGTCTGCAATCTATGAACTCATCTATCTCTCAAATTGCTGTACGGGTAGTCGAACAATACCTTGGGTAACATCAAGTAACACTGCTCGATCGCCGCATCGTTTCGTTTGTACTACAAAAAACTACAAAAATCGATCTACCCTCGATTATGCGGTATAACTTCAGTACACGTAAATTTTTTCAGCTACCAACTGTGTAAAGTAAAGCTATTTCCTAGACAATTGCCCCTGCGACTACCAAGCGCGAGCGGCGTGAATTATAAAATTTTTATGTGAATTTTGGCACTACCTGCCAGGACTTCCAGCTATTGTCTAGAACTATAACTTGCATTCAATGGTAGCCACTAATGCTAGATATAAGTTAAAGATGGAAATAGTTGAGTAGGAGAAGCTGGAGCTATGCCCACCGCAGCGATCGATTTTTGCAGTAGGCACTTGACCCTCTCCCCAATCCAATCGTAGTAGGAGTGAACTATTGACATCCGACCGATAAATCCTTAATTCTGATTTTTCAGCCGCAGCCGCTATTTTTCCTTTAGGTTCTCATGTCAACTCTCGTTATCGTCGAATCCCCCACCAAAGCACGCACCATCCGTAACTACCTGCCAAGGGACTTTCGGGTCGAAGCGTCTATGGGTCACGTGCGCGACCTACCCCAATCAGCAACCGATATTCCCGCCAACGTTAAAGGGGAAAAATGGGCGCAGTTGGGCGTGAATGTGGAAAGTGACTTTGAACCGCTGTACGTGATTCCCAAGGATAAAAAGAAAATTGTCACACAGCTCAAGGAAGCACTGAAATCTGCTGACGAACTCGTACTGGCGACAGACGAAGACCGAGAGGGCGAAAGCATTAGCTGGCACTTGTTGCAGCTACTCCAGCCAAAAGTTCCGGTCAAGCGGATGGTATTCCACGAAATTACCCAAGACGCAATCCGCAAAGCGCTGAAAAATTGCCGCACCGTAGACGAACAGCTCGTTCGCGCCCAAGAAACGCGCCGAATACTCGATCGCCTGGTAGGTTATACTCTGTCCCCTCTATTGTGGAAAAAAATTGCCAAAGGGCTATCCGCCGGACGGGTACAGTCAGTTGCAGTCAGACTTTTAGTGAACCGCGAACGACAACGCCGTGCTTTCCGCCAAGGGAGTTACTGGGATCTCAAAGCCACCTTGGAGGCGAAAGGTGAATTTGAAGCCAAACTGATCGCCCTAGCTGGTACAAAAGTCGCCAATGGCAGCGATTTTGACCCAGATACAGGGCAGATCGTTGCCGGACGCAATGTTGTTTTATTGAATGAAACCCAAGCCAGGGAACTACTGGAGCGTTTAACGGGCAAACCTTGGACGGTGACGGATTTAGAAGAACGTCCTACGACGCGCAAACCCGCACCACCCTTTACCACCTCTACCCTGCAACAGGAATCTAACCGCAAACTGCGCTTGTCGGCGCGGGACACGATGCGGGTCGCCCAAAACCTCTACGAACAGGGATATATTACCTACATGCGTACCGACTCGGTACATCTATCCGAGCAGGCGATCGCAGCTGCCCGTAGTTGCGTCGAGCAGATGTATGGCAAAAATTATCTCAGTCCCCAACCGCGCCAGTACTCTACCAAAAGTAAAGGCGCACAGGAAGCACACGAAGCCATTCGCCCCGCAGGAAGCAGTTTCCGCACGCCCAAAGAAACAGGTTTGAGCGGTAGAGAATTCGACCTATACGATTTGATCTGGAAGCGCACCGTGGCGACCCAGATGGCAGACTCGCGCCAAACTCAAGTTATCGTGCAATTACAGGTAGAAGACGCAGGGTTTAGGGCTAGTGGTAAGCGAATCGACTTTCCTGGCTTCTTACGTGCTTATGTGGAGGGTTACGACGACCCAGAAGCAGCATTAGAAGATCGAGAAGTCATTTTACCACCGCTGAAAAAAGGCGATCGCCCCGACTGCAAAAACCTAGAGGCAATCGGTCACGAAACCCAACCCCCTGCGAGATATACGGAAGCTTCTCTCGTTAAAACCCTAGAAAGCGAGGGTATCGGTCGCCCCAGTACCTACGCCAGCATCATCGGCACAATTGTAGACCGAGGCTACGCCCAAATTGTCAGCAACGCCCTCGTTCCTACTTTTACTGCCTTTGCTGTCACTGCCTTGTTAGAACAGCATTTTCCTGACTTGGTAGACCCTAGCTTTACCTCCAAGATGGAGCAAACCTTGGATGATATTGCCACGGGTGAAGCAGCTTGGTTGCCATATCTCCGCAAGTTTTATTCAGGCGATGCGGGACTGGAAACTCTAGTCAAGGCACGGGAAAGTCAAATTGAAGTCAACGTTGCGAGAACAGTCGCCTTTGATGACTTAGAAGCAAAAGTCCGCATTGGCAGTTACGGTCCTTATATCGAAGCACAGAACGGTAGCGATACTGTGACTGCTTCCATTCCTAAAGACTGGACTCCGGCAGATTTAGATGCCGAATTAGTGGAAAAGTTGCTCAAACAGAAAACCGAAGGACCGGACAAGGTAGGGATTCACCCTGAAACTGGAGAGCCGATCTATGTCAAGATTGGTCCTCACGGTCCTTACGTGCAACTAGGGGAAAAAACTGAGGATAAGCCCAAACCCAAGCAAGCCTCATTACCTAAAGGTATCACCCCCGAAAATGTCACCTTAGAAACGGCTGTTGGTTTGCTATCTCTACCTCGGCTACTTGGTACTCACCCAGCAACGGGAGGCAAAATTCAAGCTAGTATTGGACCCTATGGACCCTATGTCGTCCACGACCAAGGTAAGGAAGGCAAAGACTATCGATCGCTCAAATCAACTGACAATGTTTTGACAGTAACTTTGGAACGAGCGCTAGAGATTCTTGCTGAACCCAAGAAAGGACGACGTACCAGCAGCAAATCCAAATCAGCATTACGCGAGTTGGGCGCTCATCCAGGAGATGGGGAACCAGTCAACATCTTCGAGGGTCCCTACGGGCTTTACGTCAAGCATGGAAAGACCAATGTGGGATTACCAGAGGGGCAAAAAGTCGAAGATATGACTTTAGATAAGGCGTTAGAACTATTAGCCTCAAAGGAATCGAGCGCTAAAAAATCGACGACGCGCAAATCGACTAAGGCAAATGCTAACGGTAATGGGACTGCAACTACAGCCAAGAAAAAAACCGCTAGTAGTAGCACTCGCAAGACAACGACTGCTTCTAAATCAAAAACCAAGACTTCATAGATTTTGACTAGTTGTAAGTGTAATTGTAGAGGCGCAAGAATTTGCGTCTCTATTTTTTTGGGATACACCCGTATTTTTACGGTCGTCGATCGCAATTCCCGGAAGTTGAAATGAAAATGCATAGCTATAGCTATCAGCGCGATCGCGACTCCCATAAATTGGTTTCTGACATGAAGATTCGTCAAAAGTTAACCATAGGTTTTGTCGGGACTTCTTTATTAGTAGGCTCAATCGGTTGTCTGGCATTAATTGTTGATAAACATACTCACGCTCATATAGATCGAATTAACAAAAAATACATTTATGAGTTTGAGTTTTCCGGTCAGGCGATCGCTGACTTACAAGCGGTTAATGTAGCAACACATAAGCTTTCAATTGGAGAAATACATATATATAGTAGAGGAGAAGTCGTTGCACTAATTGAGTCTAAATTAAGCAAAATTGAAAACATTATAGATGATAGAATTAACAGAAATGACCCGCCATTAATAGCAGGTTTTGAAACCGATATTACGAGAAAAGAATCAGAAGAAAGTTATCAAAGTCTTAAGGCACTAAAAGCAAATTTTTTAAGATATAAAACTTTGGTCGCGCAATATTTACAACTTCTATCTACTAATGAGTGGGATGCCAAGCAGCTTTTAGCAAATAAATTAGAATGGTATGTAGAAAAAAGCTTGTTACCTGCGATCAAGGCATACAAGCAGCGTGCCGGAAATAATTTATTAACCGAAGCTAGAGAAACCGAAAAAATGTTTCTCATGGGTGAGCGTGCGATCGTCTCCTCAACTTTAGCTGCTGTCATAACTGCCATTGTTGTAGGCTATTTCATTTCTCGTTCTATTCTCAAACCAATCGACAAGCTAAAAGCAGCAGCCATTCAGGTTGGAGAAGGTCATTTAGAAACTAGAGTTGCGATCGATTCTCACGATGAACTCGGAGTTTTAGCTGATGCTTTTAATCAAATGATATTAGGTTTATCGAGAACAACAGTATCTCAAATCTATTTAGATAAAATTCTCAGCTCAATGTCAGATTTACTAATTGTAACTAATCCAGAACGAATTGTTACTAAGGTAAATCAAGCAACACTCGATTTACTTGGGTTTTCAAAAAGCGAATTACTTGGTAAGTCGATCGATATTTTTCTAAGCCAAAACACAAACTTGAGTGTTTATACGTTAGCCGATCGCGGGTTAAATCTCAATCTGGAAACAAATCTGTTAACAGCCGAAGGTAGAACAATTCCTGTATCTCTTAGTTCTTCTGCTATTGTTGACGAACAGGGTAACAAGCAGGGTTTCGTTTGTGTAGCGCGAGATATAACTGAAAAGAAAAGAATAGAAGCAGCGATGTTACAGGTAAGAGTAGCTGAAGCTGCCAGAGCAGAAACCGATAGAGCTTTACAACAAGAAAAGCATTTAAACGAGATGAAAAGCAAATTTATCTCTATAGCTTCCCATGAATTTCGAACACCATTAACCACAATTTTATCTTCGACAGAGTTAGTACGGGATTACGGCTATAAATGGACAGAGGAGCGCAAGAATCAGCATTTTCAGCGGATTGCCACTTCTGTAAAACACATGACCGGACTTTTAAATGATGTCCTGTTAATTGGTAAAGCAGAAGCTAGAAAAATTGAATTTAATCCCCACTCGATTGATGTCGTCAGTTTTTGCCAGGAACTCATAGAAGAAATAGAAATAACTGCCAAAAACCATAAAGTTCTATTTCATTGCAAGCGCCAGTATATTCATGCTTGTATGGATGAAAAGCTCCTACGACACATTTTTACTAATTTACTCTCAAATGCAATCAAATATTCTCCTAAAGGTGGTACTGTCAATTTCAAGTTAATTTTTCAATTAGAGCATCTAATTTTCCAAGTTCAAGACCAAGGGATCGGGATTCCGCAAACAGAACTATCCCAATTATTTGAGACGTTTCATCGGGCTAGTAATGTCGGTACAATTCCAGGCACGGGATTAGGACTTGCCATTGTCAAAAAGTCTGTAGAAGCCCATCAGGGCACAATTACAGTAGCAAGTGAAATTGGCATAGGTACGACATTTCAAGTTACCTTACCACTTTATGAA from Chroococcidiopsis sp. SAG 2025 harbors:
- a CDS encoding sensor histidine kinase, translated to MKMHSYSYQRDRDSHKLVSDMKIRQKLTIGFVGTSLLVGSIGCLALIVDKHTHAHIDRINKKYIYEFEFSGQAIADLQAVNVATHKLSIGEIHIYSRGEVVALIESKLSKIENIIDDRINRNDPPLIAGFETDITRKESEESYQSLKALKANFLRYKTLVAQYLQLLSTNEWDAKQLLANKLEWYVEKSLLPAIKAYKQRAGNNLLTEARETEKMFLMGERAIVSSTLAAVITAIVVGYFISRSILKPIDKLKAAAIQVGEGHLETRVAIDSHDELGVLADAFNQMILGLSRTTVSQIYLDKILSSMSDLLIVTNPERIVTKVNQATLDLLGFSKSELLGKSIDIFLSQNTNLSVYTLADRGLNLNLETNLLTAEGRTIPVSLSSSAIVDEQGNKQGFVCVARDITEKKRIEAAMLQVRVAEAARAETDRALQQEKHLNEMKSKFISIASHEFRTPLTTILSSTELVRDYGYKWTEERKNQHFQRIATSVKHMTGLLNDVLLIGKAEARKIEFNPHSIDVVSFCQELIEEIEITAKNHKVLFHCKRQYIHACMDEKLLRHIFTNLLSNAIKYSPKGGTVNFKLIFQLEHLIFQVQDQGIGIPQTELSQLFETFHRASNVGTIPGTGLGLAIVKKSVEAHQGTITVASEIGIGTTFQVTLPLYEVYPVRDSYQ
- the topA gene encoding type I DNA topoisomerase, encoding MSTLVIVESPTKARTIRNYLPRDFRVEASMGHVRDLPQSATDIPANVKGEKWAQLGVNVESDFEPLYVIPKDKKKIVTQLKEALKSADELVLATDEDREGESISWHLLQLLQPKVPVKRMVFHEITQDAIRKALKNCRTVDEQLVRAQETRRILDRLVGYTLSPLLWKKIAKGLSAGRVQSVAVRLLVNRERQRRAFRQGSYWDLKATLEAKGEFEAKLIALAGTKVANGSDFDPDTGQIVAGRNVVLLNETQARELLERLTGKPWTVTDLEERPTTRKPAPPFTTSTLQQESNRKLRLSARDTMRVAQNLYEQGYITYMRTDSVHLSEQAIAAARSCVEQMYGKNYLSPQPRQYSTKSKGAQEAHEAIRPAGSSFRTPKETGLSGREFDLYDLIWKRTVATQMADSRQTQVIVQLQVEDAGFRASGKRIDFPGFLRAYVEGYDDPEAALEDREVILPPLKKGDRPDCKNLEAIGHETQPPARYTEASLVKTLESEGIGRPSTYASIIGTIVDRGYAQIVSNALVPTFTAFAVTALLEQHFPDLVDPSFTSKMEQTLDDIATGEAAWLPYLRKFYSGDAGLETLVKARESQIEVNVARTVAFDDLEAKVRIGSYGPYIEAQNGSDTVTASIPKDWTPADLDAELVEKLLKQKTEGPDKVGIHPETGEPIYVKIGPHGPYVQLGEKTEDKPKPKQASLPKGITPENVTLETAVGLLSLPRLLGTHPATGGKIQASIGPYGPYVVHDQGKEGKDYRSLKSTDNVLTVTLERALEILAEPKKGRRTSSKSKSALRELGAHPGDGEPVNIFEGPYGLYVKHGKTNVGLPEGQKVEDMTLDKALELLASKESSAKKSTTRKSTKANANGNGTATTAKKKTASSSTRKTTTASKSKTKTS